A window of the Radiobacillus deserti genome harbors these coding sequences:
- the fapR gene encoding transcription factor FapR, whose translation MRRNKRERQQLLQETIKEMPFITDEELAKKFEVSIQTIRLDRMELAIPELRERIKSVATNQWNETVKALPIDEVIGEVIDLELDNRAISILDIGEEHVFSRNKIARGHHLFAQANSLAVAVINDQLALTAKAEIKFTSQVFQGERVIAKAKVIQSQAKDRTTVEVKSYVDNKQVFVGMFTMFRSNEKEGE comes from the coding sequence TTGAGAAGGAATAAGCGTGAGCGGCAGCAATTGTTGCAGGAAACGATAAAAGAAATGCCGTTTATTACGGATGAAGAATTAGCTAAAAAATTCGAAGTTAGTATTCAGACAATTCGATTGGATCGCATGGAGTTAGCAATTCCTGAGCTACGTGAACGAATAAAATCTGTTGCGACGAATCAATGGAATGAAACGGTAAAAGCTCTACCTATCGACGAAGTAATCGGGGAAGTCATCGATTTAGAATTAGATAACCGTGCTATCTCTATATTGGATATTGGAGAAGAGCACGTATTTTCCCGAAACAAAATCGCCAGAGGACATCATCTATTTGCACAAGCTAACTCATTGGCAGTTGCCGTAATCAATGACCAGCTTGCATTGACGGCAAAAGCTGAAATTAAATTTACAAGTCAAGTTTTCCAGGGTGAGCGGGTTATTGCCAAGGCCAAGGTTATCCAGTCTCAAGCGAAGGATCGAACAACCGTAGAAGTAAAGAGCTATGTCGACAATAAACAAGTTTTTGTTGGGATGTTCACGATGTTCCGATCGAATGAGAAAGAGGGAGAATAA
- the sdaAA gene encoding L-serine ammonia-lyase, iron-sulfur-dependent, subunit alpha, with translation MFRNVAELVEIAETEGLLISEVMIRQEMDVRDATREEVMSQMERNLEVMENAVEDGLKGVKSVSGLTGGDAVLLQNYMKNHEPLSGTLLLDAVSKAVATNEVNAAMGTICATPTAGSAGCVPGTLFAVKNRLNPTREQMVRYLFTAGAFGYVVANNSFISGAAGGCQAEVGSAAAMAAAAIVEMAGGTPQQSAEAFAITLKNMLGLVCDPVAGLVEVPCVKRNAAGASNAIVSADMALAGVTSRIPCDEVIGAMYRIGKSMPSALRETAEGGLAATPTGRAIASRIYGIPVEKE, from the coding sequence ATGTTTAGAAATGTAGCGGAATTAGTAGAAATTGCTGAAACAGAAGGCCTTCTGATATCAGAAGTAATGATTAGACAGGAAATGGACGTCCGGGATGCCACGAGAGAAGAAGTGATGTCTCAAATGGAGCGTAATCTTGAAGTGATGGAGAACGCAGTAGAAGACGGCTTAAAAGGAGTAAAATCAGTATCGGGATTAACAGGCGGAGATGCTGTACTTCTACAAAATTATATGAAAAATCATGAGCCACTTTCTGGAACGTTACTGTTAGATGCGGTTAGTAAAGCGGTCGCAACCAACGAAGTCAATGCGGCCATGGGAACGATTTGTGCGACACCTACTGCAGGAAGTGCCGGTTGTGTACCGGGCACGCTGTTTGCTGTGAAAAATCGTTTAAACCCTACACGTGAACAGATGGTACGGTATTTATTCACAGCAGGTGCTTTTGGGTATGTAGTAGCAAACAATTCTTTTATTTCTGGAGCGGCAGGTGGCTGCCAAGCTGAAGTAGGTTCTGCTGCTGCTATGGCGGCTGCTGCAATTGTGGAAATGGCTGGAGGTACACCACAACAAAGCGCAGAAGCTTTCGCTATTACATTAAAAAATATGCTAGGATTAGTATGTGATCCCGTTGCAGGATTAGTAGAGGTTCCTTGCGTAAAACGAAATGCAGCAGGGGCTTCCAATGCGATTGTATCTGCAGACATGGCTTTAGCCGGTGTCACAAGTCGAATTCCATGTGACGAAGTAATTGGTGCGATGTATCGCATTGGAAAGTCGATGCCATCTGCTCTACGAGAAACAGCAGAAGGTGGACTTGCAGCAACACCTACAGGAAGAGCAATCGCATCACGAATATATGGAATACCAGTAGAGAAAGAGTGA
- the fabG gene encoding 3-oxoacyl-[acyl-carrier-protein] reductase produces MLQEKVALVTGGSRGIGRAIALELAKQGANVAVNFSGNEKKAQEVVEAIEQLGQKAIKVKADVSSESEVKAMIKSVIDTFGRLDILVNNAGITRDNLLMRMKEEEFDDVIQTNLKGVFLTTKAVTRQMMKQKAGRIINIASVVGVSGNPGQANYVAAKAGVIGLTKTTAKELASRNILVNAIAPGFIETDMTDKLSEEQRSGMLELIPLAKLGAAEDVAKVVRFLASDDANYVTGQTIHVDGGMVM; encoded by the coding sequence ATGTTACAAGAAAAAGTAGCCCTCGTAACCGGTGGTTCAAGAGGGATTGGGAGAGCGATCGCACTTGAACTGGCTAAGCAAGGAGCCAATGTCGCTGTTAATTTCTCTGGAAATGAGAAAAAGGCACAAGAAGTAGTGGAGGCAATTGAACAGCTCGGGCAAAAGGCAATTAAAGTTAAAGCAGATGTATCCTCTGAATCAGAAGTCAAAGCTATGATAAAATCGGTTATTGATACGTTTGGGCGGTTGGACATTCTTGTCAACAATGCTGGGATAACAAGAGACAATTTGCTAATGCGAATGAAAGAAGAAGAATTTGATGACGTCATTCAAACGAACCTAAAAGGTGTATTTCTAACGACAAAAGCAGTTACGAGACAGATGATGAAACAAAAGGCCGGTCGTATTATTAACATTGCATCTGTTGTTGGAGTAAGTGGTAACCCTGGACAAGCTAATTATGTTGCAGCAAAAGCGGGGGTCATTGGACTAACAAAAACCACAGCAAAAGAATTAGCAAGTCGTAACATCCTTGTAAATGCAATTGCACCAGGGTTTATAGAAACGGATATGACGGACAAACTATCAGAAGAACAACGAAGTGGTATGCTGGAACTTATTCCGTTAGCGAAGCTAGGAGCAGCAGAAGATGTAGCAAAAGTAGTGCGCTTTTTAGCTTCAGATGACGCAAACTACGTAACTGGACAAACGATCCACGTAGATGGTGGTATGGTGATGTAA
- the sdaAB gene encoding L-serine ammonia-lyase, iron-sulfur-dependent subunit beta — translation MKYKSVFDIIGPVMIGPSSSHTAGAARIGRAARNLFGKEPEWADIYFYGSFAKTYRGHGTDVATVGGLLDFDTDDIRMRDSIDIVESRGMKIRFFEDEASTEHPNTARIKLGSGEEVFELVGISIGGGKVEITELNGFDLHLSGNHPAILVMHNDRFGAIASVANILAKYEINIGRMEVSRKDVGKEALMTIEVDQNVEDNILEELKAADHILQVSKIVD, via the coding sequence GTGAAATATAAATCCGTATTTGATATTATAGGTCCGGTCATGATTGGGCCGTCCAGCTCTCACACCGCAGGTGCAGCACGAATTGGAAGAGCAGCAAGAAATCTTTTTGGTAAAGAGCCGGAATGGGCAGATATTTATTTTTATGGGTCTTTTGCAAAGACGTATAGAGGACATGGCACAGATGTTGCAACAGTTGGTGGATTACTTGATTTTGATACTGATGATATCCGTATGAGAGATTCAATAGATATTGTCGAGTCCAGAGGAATGAAAATTCGTTTCTTTGAAGACGAAGCATCAACCGAACATCCTAATACGGCTCGAATAAAACTAGGCAGTGGAGAAGAAGTATTTGAGCTTGTTGGGATATCGATAGGTGGTGGAAAAGTGGAAATTACAGAGCTGAATGGCTTTGATTTACATCTTTCAGGGAATCACCCAGCAATCCTAGTCATGCATAATGATCGTTTTGGAGCTATTGCTTCGGTTGCTAATATATTGGCAAAATATGAAATTAATATTGGGAGAATGGAAGTTTCCAGAAAAGATGTTGGGAAAGAAGCCCTAATGACCATAGAGGTTGATCAAAACGTAGAAGATAACATCTTAGAAGAATTAAAGGCAGCCGACCACATTTTACAGGTTTCTAAAATTGTGGATTAA
- a CDS encoding DAK2 domain-containing protein, producing MTLRTLDGTTFAQMVLSGAHHLTNNAQMIDSLNVFPVPDGDTGTNMNLSMTSGANEVRENTSNHAGEVAQFLAKGLLMGARGNSGVILSQLFRGFSKGVEGKKELTVADFAEGLNEGVATAYKAVMKPVEGTILTVAKDAAKKATEIKDQTEDLIEFLNLVITEAKASLRRTPDLLPVLKEVGVVDSGGQGLVTIYEGFYASLTGEELPESASSVDLNDMVNAEHHKLAQDFMDTADIEFGYCTEFMVKFEDDKLKDNPFDEQAFRNELGERGDSLLVVSDDEIVKVHVHAEYPGEVLTIGQRYGSLINLKIENMREQHTSIVGDKKKTEKQKKEKAEFGIVTVAMGDGLKELLESLGASVVIQGGQTMNPSTKDITEAVQKANAKNVLILPNNKNIIMAAEQAAELANDNVAVVPTKTIPQGMSALLAFHPDASLEENRGSMEEASQQVKTGQVTYAVRDTQIDGMSIEKGNFMGLAEGKIVATNKDKFETTKELLTSLIDEDDEIITILQGEEASDEEIDQIVAFLEEKYEDIEVEVQTGNQPIYSFIFAIE from the coding sequence GTGACGTTAAGAACGTTAGATGGAACTACTTTTGCACAAATGGTACTCTCTGGAGCCCACCATTTAACGAACAACGCCCAAATGATTGATTCATTAAACGTTTTCCCGGTTCCCGACGGAGATACAGGGACGAATATGAATCTTTCTATGACATCTGGAGCAAATGAGGTACGTGAAAATACATCCAATCATGCTGGAGAGGTTGCCCAATTTCTTGCTAAAGGATTGTTAATGGGTGCTAGAGGAAATTCCGGTGTTATTTTATCCCAATTATTCCGAGGATTTTCTAAGGGAGTAGAAGGAAAAAAAGAATTAACTGTGGCTGATTTTGCTGAAGGTCTTAATGAAGGTGTGGCAACTGCGTATAAGGCGGTTATGAAGCCTGTAGAAGGAACGATTTTGACGGTAGCGAAGGACGCAGCCAAAAAGGCGACAGAAATAAAAGATCAAACTGAGGACCTAATAGAATTTTTAAACCTTGTCATTACAGAGGCAAAAGCTTCCTTAAGAAGAACTCCAGACCTCTTGCCTGTCCTAAAGGAAGTTGGAGTTGTGGATAGTGGAGGCCAAGGGTTAGTGACCATATATGAAGGCTTCTATGCGTCTCTAACTGGAGAAGAGTTGCCGGAATCTGCATCTAGTGTAGATTTGAATGATATGGTAAATGCAGAACACCATAAATTAGCTCAAGACTTTATGGATACTGCGGATATTGAGTTTGGCTATTGTACCGAATTTATGGTGAAGTTTGAGGACGATAAACTTAAAGATAATCCGTTCGATGAACAAGCATTTCGAAATGAGCTAGGAGAGCGTGGAGATTCCTTGTTGGTTGTCTCAGATGATGAAATTGTGAAAGTTCACGTTCATGCGGAATATCCAGGAGAAGTTCTTACAATAGGTCAACGTTATGGAAGTTTAATCAATCTCAAAATTGAAAATATGAGAGAGCAGCACACTTCGATCGTTGGAGATAAGAAAAAAACTGAAAAACAAAAGAAGGAAAAAGCAGAATTCGGGATTGTCACCGTAGCAATGGGAGACGGTTTAAAAGAGTTATTAGAGAGCTTAGGAGCATCTGTTGTCATCCAAGGTGGACAAACCATGAATCCGAGTACGAAGGATATTACAGAAGCTGTTCAAAAAGCGAATGCTAAAAATGTCCTTATCCTTCCTAACAACAAAAATATTATCATGGCTGCAGAGCAAGCAGCTGAGTTAGCGAATGATAACGTCGCGGTTGTCCCTACGAAGACAATCCCTCAAGGGATGTCTGCATTACTTGCCTTTCATCCAGATGCCTCCTTGGAGGAAAACAGAGGAAGTATGGAGGAAGCAAGTCAGCAAGTAAAAACTGGTCAGGTAACCTATGCAGTACGAGATACACAAATCGACGGTATGTCTATTGAAAAAGGTAACTTTATGGGGCTTGCCGAAGGTAAAATTGTTGCGACTAACAAAGATAAATTTGAAACTACGAAAGAGTTACTTACTTCGTTGATTGATGAAGACGATGAAATCATTACCATTCTTCAAGGAGAAGAAGCAAGTGATGAAGAAATCGATCAAATCGTAGCGTTTCTAGAAGAAAAGTATGAAGACATTGAGGTAGAAGTTCAGACTGGAAACCAACCCATTTACTCTTTTATCTTTGCAATTGAATAA
- the rnc gene encoding ribonuclease III, whose amino-acid sequence MEFSSLQEHVGVVFRDEKLLKQAFTHSSYVNEHRKKDYQDNERLEFLGDAVLELGVSQYLYKEYPNMKEGELTKFRASIVCEPSLVNFARKLEFGNFILLGKGEEMTGGRTRPALLADVFESFVGALYLDQGYDVVLQFLERFVFPEISTGAFSHGMDYKSQLQEAVQRNKNGNVEYMIIEERGPAHSREFVSQVLIRGQVSGEGIGRTKKEAEQRAAKTALDTLLQK is encoded by the coding sequence ATGGAATTTTCATCTTTACAAGAACATGTAGGTGTAGTTTTTCGAGACGAAAAGCTGTTAAAGCAAGCATTTACCCATTCATCTTATGTGAATGAGCATCGAAAAAAGGATTATCAGGATAATGAGCGACTGGAGTTCCTAGGGGATGCAGTGTTGGAACTAGGGGTTTCTCAATACTTGTATAAAGAGTATCCAAACATGAAAGAAGGAGAGCTGACAAAATTTCGGGCATCTATCGTATGTGAGCCATCCTTAGTGAACTTTGCAAGAAAATTGGAATTTGGTAATTTTATTTTGCTAGGTAAGGGAGAGGAAATGACTGGGGGTCGAACAAGACCAGCATTACTTGCAGACGTTTTCGAATCGTTTGTTGGTGCACTTTATCTAGACCAAGGATATGATGTTGTTTTGCAGTTTTTGGAACGGTTCGTTTTTCCTGAAATTAGTACAGGTGCTTTTTCTCATGGGATGGATTATAAGAGCCAGCTTCAAGAAGCGGTTCAACGGAACAAGAACGGGAATGTGGAGTACATGATTATTGAGGAACGCGGGCCTGCCCATAGCCGCGAATTTGTTTCTCAAGTCCTCATAAGAGGCCAAGTCTCAGGAGAGGGGATTGGTCGTACCAAAAAAGAAGCAGAACAGAGAGCTGCTAAAACCGCTTTGGATACATTGCTTCAGAAATAA
- the rpmB gene encoding 50S ribosomal protein L28: MGRKCVVTGRKTTSGNSRSHAMNANKRNWKANVQKVRIMVDGKPKRVYVSARALKSGKVERV; this comes from the coding sequence ATGGGACGCAAATGTGTTGTAACAGGCCGTAAAACTACTTCAGGTAACAGCCGTTCTCATGCCATGAACGCTAACAAACGTAACTGGAAAGCTAACGTTCAAAAAGTACGCATTATGGTTGACGGAAAACCTAAGCGTGTTTATGTATCTGCTCGTGCTCTTAAATCA
- a CDS encoding DUF1128 domain-containing protein — MNLNEATEENLKYIIDEMAKKLQVVNRSIMDPDDYKLESYDQLKELYDMVEQKGNLSVSEIQAFIDELASHRK; from the coding sequence TTGAACTTAAATGAAGCTACCGAAGAAAACCTAAAATATATCATTGATGAAATGGCTAAAAAACTCCAAGTCGTCAATCGGTCCATCATGGACCCAGACGATTATAAGCTAGAAAGCTATGATCAACTAAAAGAGCTATACGACATGGTGGAGCAAAAAGGAAACTTAAGTGTCTCAGAAATTCAAGCGTTCATTGATGAACTCGCATCTCACCGTAAGTAG
- the plsX gene encoding phosphate acyltransferase PlsX, which produces MRIAIDAMGGDHAPKEVVLGAMDAVKQIHNLEIVLVGNQEKIEPYLTDSTNITVKHTTEVISGDDEPVRAVRRKKNASLVLMANEVKEGKADACISAGNTGALMSAGLFVIGRIKGIERPALSPTLPTSDGKGVLLLDVGANVDAKPQHLLQYGIMGAIYTEKVRAVKRPRVGLLNVGTEDGKGNDLTKKAFDMMQQAPFHFVGNVEARDILAGVADVIVTDGFSGNVALKTIEGTADLMFSKLKETFMTNLKTKLAAGMVKPELKGLKDQLDYSEYGGAGLFGLAAPVIKAHGSSNARAIFNAIKQACHMIEYNVTATIQETVEAQQVESGEE; this is translated from the coding sequence ATGAGAATTGCAATTGATGCAATGGGTGGTGACCATGCTCCGAAAGAGGTAGTGCTTGGAGCGATGGACGCTGTGAAACAAATACATAATTTAGAAATTGTGTTAGTTGGAAACCAGGAGAAGATTGAACCATATTTAACCGATTCTACGAATATAACAGTCAAGCACACAACGGAAGTAATTTCAGGTGATGATGAGCCAGTTCGTGCTGTTCGTCGTAAAAAGAATGCCTCTTTAGTGTTAATGGCTAATGAGGTGAAAGAAGGAAAAGCAGACGCATGTATTTCAGCCGGAAATACAGGTGCATTAATGAGTGCTGGACTCTTTGTGATTGGTCGAATTAAAGGAATTGAAAGACCTGCTCTAAGTCCTACACTTCCAACAAGTGATGGGAAAGGCGTTTTGTTGTTGGATGTTGGTGCAAACGTGGATGCGAAACCACAGCACCTGCTTCAATACGGAATTATGGGGGCTATTTATACAGAAAAAGTTCGTGCCGTGAAGCGGCCACGCGTTGGACTATTAAATGTTGGAACCGAGGATGGAAAAGGAAACGATTTGACAAAAAAAGCATTTGACATGATGCAGCAAGCACCATTTCACTTTGTTGGAAATGTAGAAGCTCGAGATATACTCGCAGGTGTTGCAGATGTAATTGTCACGGATGGTTTTAGCGGCAATGTGGCTTTAAAAACGATTGAAGGAACTGCGGACCTCATGTTTTCAAAATTGAAAGAGACCTTTATGACGAACTTAAAAACAAAACTAGCAGCAGGTATGGTGAAACCAGAGTTAAAAGGTTTAAAAGACCAACTGGATTATTCGGAGTACGGTGGTGCGGGCTTATTTGGACTGGCAGCACCAGTAATCAAAGCACATGGGTCATCTAATGCGAGAGCGATTTTTAACGCGATTAAACAAGCTTGTCATATGATCGAATATAATGTGACAGCGACCATCCAAGAAACCGTAGAAGCACAACAAGTTGAAAGTGGAGAGGAGTAA
- the fabD gene encoding ACP S-malonyltransferase, which translates to MKRVAFIFPGQGSQAVGMGKEIYDRYKEVKDLFHQADEWLGMSITDLMFEGPEETLTNTVNAQPALLLTSSAMMQLLTKEGISPVVTAGHSLGEYSALVASGVLRIEDALPLVQTRGKLMEHAFPKGQGAMAAVLGLSAVEIQEALKHLDKEDVVDLANLNCPGQIVISGTKTGIDHAIPLLKDAGAKRVLPLNVSGPFHSRLMEPAAKDFEKALEQIELQQANVPIYANVTAEKTTDPFVIKDLLVKQLYSPVRFHETLEKILEENVDAIVEVGNGKVLAGLVKKVNRRMTTFSVQDSASLDEFLEWYKEDA; encoded by the coding sequence ATGAAGAGAGTAGCTTTTATATTTCCCGGACAAGGTTCTCAAGCAGTTGGGATGGGGAAAGAAATCTACGATCGCTACAAAGAAGTAAAAGACCTTTTTCATCAAGCTGATGAATGGCTAGGCATGTCCATTACAGATTTGATGTTTGAAGGACCGGAGGAAACGTTAACGAATACAGTGAATGCTCAGCCGGCATTATTGTTAACAAGCAGTGCGATGATGCAACTGTTAACCAAAGAAGGGATTTCCCCTGTTGTAACAGCTGGACATAGTCTAGGAGAATACAGCGCATTAGTAGCTTCTGGAGTATTACGGATAGAGGACGCATTACCACTTGTTCAGACACGTGGAAAATTAATGGAGCATGCATTTCCTAAGGGACAAGGCGCTATGGCAGCAGTATTAGGATTAAGTGCAGTGGAGATTCAGGAAGCATTAAAGCACTTAGACAAGGAAGATGTAGTGGATCTAGCTAACTTGAATTGCCCTGGTCAAATTGTAATCTCTGGCACAAAAACTGGAATTGACCACGCTATCCCTTTACTAAAGGATGCGGGGGCAAAACGTGTATTGCCATTAAATGTTAGTGGACCTTTCCATTCTCGTTTAATGGAACCTGCAGCAAAGGACTTTGAAAAAGCTCTAGAGCAAATCGAACTTCAACAGGCAAATGTACCGATATATGCAAATGTTACAGCAGAAAAAACGACAGATCCTTTCGTTATTAAAGATCTGCTGGTGAAACAATTATATTCTCCGGTACGATTCCATGAAACGTTAGAAAAAATATTAGAGGAAAATGTGGATGCTATTGTAGAAGTCGGAAATGGAAAAGTGTTAGCTGGATTAGTGAAAAAGGTAAATCGCAGAATGACGACATTTTCCGTTCAAGATTCCGCTTCATTAGATGAATTTTTAGAATGGTATAAGGAGGATGCCTGA
- a CDS encoding acyl carrier protein, producing the protein MAETFERVKKIVVDRLDVEESKVTMEASFKDDLEADSLDVVELVMELEDEFDMEISDEEAEKIQTVGDAVKYIDSTL; encoded by the coding sequence GTGGCAGAAACTTTTGAGCGCGTAAAAAAAATCGTCGTAGATCGTTTAGATGTTGAAGAATCTAAGGTAACAATGGAAGCTTCTTTCAAAGACGATCTAGAGGCTGACTCTCTAGATGTAGTTGAGCTAGTAATGGAACTTGAAGATGAGTTTGATATGGAAATTTCTGATGAAGAAGCAGAAAAAATTCAAACAGTTGGTGATGCTGTTAAATACATAGACAGCACCCTATAA
- a CDS encoding Asp23/Gls24 family envelope stress response protein: MSIELNTNDGQITITNEVISTIAGGAAIECYGIIGMATKNQLRDGIAEILRKENFSKGVVVRQDEDRLHIDMYIIVSYGTKISEVAHNVQSQVKYTLDKTLGLSISSVNIFIQGVRVVQ; this comes from the coding sequence ATGTCCATAGAATTGAACACGAATGATGGTCAGATTACAATTACGAACGAGGTTATTTCCACAATAGCTGGTGGTGCCGCGATTGAATGCTACGGTATTATAGGTATGGCAACTAAAAACCAGCTTAGAGACGGAATAGCAGAGATTCTCCGTAAAGAAAATTTCTCGAAGGGTGTCGTTGTTCGTCAAGATGAGGATCGACTTCACATTGATATGTATATTATCGTAAGCTACGGTACGAAAATATCAGAAGTAGCTCATAATGTTCAGTCTCAAGTGAAATATACACTGGATAAAACTCTCGGTCTTTCTATAAGCTCTGTGAATATTTTTATTCAAGGAGTCCGGGTTGTTCAATAG